From Coffea arabica cultivar ET-39 chromosome 2e, Coffea Arabica ET-39 HiFi, whole genome shotgun sequence, the proteins below share one genomic window:
- the LOC113692754 gene encoding trihelix transcription factor GTL2: protein MFDGVPADQFHQFLAASSRTSLPIPLSFPLHHHGVSIPSSAASVSLASPPLPPTSATPPAPAFLGCFDPYSSPLTLDVQVQPHHHHHHHQQSGLHHQLHHQSPPPTSKNGEEKEEREGSISAAIPLDPWSNDEVLALLRIRSSMENWFPEITWEHVSRKLTELGYHRSAEKCKEKFEEESRHFNSMNYNKNYRFFSDLDELYNDENPQVSTEKSQDLVKEKDKPEGDNKMDASTLQEEEDTGNTVAVANPSDQENAELVKESTKSRKRKRNHKFEMFKGFCEAVVKKIVEQQEVLHNKLIEDMVRRDRESIARDEAWKCQEMDRINKEIEMRAQEQAIACDRQGKIIDLLKKFTSGSEADQSLVRRIEDLLKVTNSSNSVTSSSEILPPSSLNSDQTKLEGVTSTSMAISHHNPTLVLSRNNPTSSGETTPSPHNHCSTPQATSSATLPTTSQNPNTNSYKYHEDPSQSNPSLAQKSSQKMVSAPNERGERIAGKRWPRDEVQALINLKCRLTNNSTSDDSIKEGAKGPLWERISQGMLELGYKRSSKRCKEKWENINKYFRKTKDNNKKRSLDSRTCPYFHQLSTLYGQGTLVAPSNLPENRQTSPENH, encoded by the exons ATGTTTGATGGTGTACCAGCTGACCAATTCCACCAATTTTTAGCAgcttcttcaagaacttcactTCCTATTCCTCTTTCTTTCCCTCTTCATCATCATGGGGTTTCAATTCCATCATCTGCAGCATCAGTGTCACTAGCATCGCCACCACTGCCACCAACATCAGCAACACCACCAGCACCAGCTTTTCTTGGTTGTTTTGATCCATACTCTTCTCCACTGACACTTGATGTTCAAGTTCaaccccaccaccaccaccaccaccaccagcaAAGTGGGCTTCACCACCAATTGCACCACCAATCACCACCACCCACCTCCAAGAATGgtgaggaaaaggaagaaagagagggATCAATCTCAGCAGCAATCCCACTTGATCCCTGGTCCAATGATGAAGTTCTTGCACTGCTCAGAATCAGATCTAGCATGGAAAATTGGTTCCCTGAAATCACTTGGGAACATGTTTCAAG GAAGCTTACAGAGCTTGGGTATCATAGGAGTGCTGAAAAGTGCAAGGAGAAATTCGAGGAAGAAAGCAGACATTTCAACAGCATGAATTACAACAAAAACTACAGGTTTTTCAGTGATCTTGACGAGCTTTATAATGATGAAAATCCACAGGTTTCAACAGAAAAGAGCCAAGATTTGGTCAAAGAAAAGGATAAACCAGAAGGAGACAACAAGATGGACGCTAGTACACTGCAAGAAGAGGAGGACACAGGAAACACTGTAGCCGTTGCCAACCCTTCTGATCAGGAAAATGCAGAACTAGTGAAGGAATCGACTAAAAGcaggaagagaaaaaggaacCATAAGTTCGAGATGTTCAAGGGTTTTTGTGAAGCAGTAGTGAAGAAGATAGTTGAGCAACAAGAAGTGCTACACAACAAACTTATTGAAGACATGGTGAGAAGAGATCGGGAAAGCATCGCAAGAGATGAAGCTTGGAAGTGTCAAGAAATGGATAGGATCAACAAGGAAATTGAGATGAGGGCACAAGAACAGGCCATTGCATGTGATAGACAAGGCAAGATAATTGATCTCCTTAAGAAATTCACATCTGGTTCTGAGGCAGATCAAAGCTTAGTAAGGAGAATTGAAGATCTTCTCAAGGTAACAAATAGTTCAAATTCTGTGACTTCGTCTTCTGAAATTCTGCCCCCTAGCAGCCTCAATAGTGACCAAACTAAACTCGAAGGAGTCACTTCAACAAGCATGGCTATTTCCCACCATAACCCTACTTTGGTGCTCTCAAGAAACAATCCAACTTCATCTGGAGAAACCACCCCATCACCTCACAACCATTGCTCAACTCCACAAGCAACCTCCTCAGCTACACTACCCACGACATCCCAAAACCCTAATACCAATTCTTATAAATACCATGAGGACCCTTCACAGTCAAATCCAtctttagcacaaaaatcatCCCAGAAAATGGTTTCTGCACCAAATGAGAGGGGGGAGCGAATCGCCGGTAAGCGATGGCCTAGAGATGAAGTCCAAGCATTGATAAACCTCAAGTGTCGTCTCACCAATAACAGTACATCTGATGACAGCATCAAGGAAGGTGCAAAGGGTCCCCTATGGGAAAGAATCTCACAAGGGATGCTAGAGTTGGGGTACAAGAGAAGCTCCAAAAGGTGCAAAGAGAAATGGGAGAATATAAACAAGTATTTCAGGAAGACAAAAGATAACAACAAGAAGAGGTCACTTGACTCCAGGACCTGTCCTTATTTTCACCAGCTTAGCACTTTGTACGGACAAGGAACACTTGTGGCCCCTTCCAACCTGCCAGAAAACCGCCAGACTTCACCTGAAAACCACTAG
- the LOC113693056 gene encoding LOW QUALITY PROTEIN: mitochondrial import inner membrane translocase subunit TIM23-3 (The sequence of the model RefSeq protein was modified relative to this genomic sequence to represent the inferred CDS: substituted 2 bases at 2 genomic stop codons), whose product MYSPPENRTDNKTRQYNPYQDLESYSHLQPLKTLYDLPTSPEFLCYEDALKKRRSTTENITFYTGTSYLLGAVTGGITGTLSGLRAAEAGESLKVRMSRVLSSGGHSGRKFGNNMGILGLIFAGLDSVVYDLKGEVDDGLNPVLAGLGTGVLFKAAAGPRSAAVLGGMXXRALGGLAAGAAILGRNVMKRFMPNLPI is encoded by the coding sequence ATGTATTCACCGCCGGAAAACCGAACCGACAACAAAACTCGTCAGTATAATCCCTACCAAGACCTCGAAAGCTACAGCCATCTGCAACCGCTTAAAACCCTTTACGATCTCCCAACTTCCCCTGAATTCCTCTGCTACGAAGATGCCCTCAAGAAGCGTCGATCAACCACGGAGAATATCACGTTCTACACAGGTACATCCTACTTGCTCGGGGCCGTCACCGGCGGAATCACCGGAACGTTGTCAGGCCTCAGGGCAGCCGAAGCAGGGGAGTCTTTGAAGGTTAGGATGAGTCGGGTTCTCAGCTCCGGCGGCCACTCCGGCAGGAAATTCGGGAACAATATGGgtattttggggctgatttttGCTGGGCTTGACAGTGTGGTTTATGATCTTAAAGGGGAAGTTGATGATGGTTTGAACCCTGTTTTGGCTGGGCTTGGTACTGGGGTCCTTTTTAAGGCCGCTGCCGGACCCAGATCGGCTGCTGTCTTGGGAGGAATGTGATGAAGAGCACTTGGTGGCTTGGCCGCTGGTGCGGCTATTCTTGGGAGGAATGTGATGAAGAGATTTATGCCGAATCTACCGATTTGA